From the Cydia amplana chromosome 8, ilCydAmpl1.1, whole genome shotgun sequence genome, the window attatcttgaagttcgaatacggcagttagacaAAAATCTGTACAGCTGCTGGGGTTACCAAATTAATTAAgtttagtaataataataagagtCGTGTAGttcggccatagagaaaaaaatacacgagtgctcactccatacatcagttttagtaacaaaaagactattagcatctagcatcgagtagcagaactatcagtactgctacttgacaatagatgtagcagtactgatagttccgctactcgatgctatgtagacactgaaattaatagtctgaactgatgtatggagtgagcactcttgtcttactatatttctctatggttcggctaagttataatttatttagtttgccaatttaaaaaaaaaacactatcgCTGAATAATTCTAAACGATTGTTATTTTAAACCACATTGTGAACTATAGATAATATTAAACTACTAAATTCTGGTGCCTACCAGAATTTAGTTGTATGTAAACTAACCTGGTGCCTGTAAACAAACTTGCGTGTAGAAAAAGTCATTCTGATGCCCTTCGCATAGACTACTAATTATTAATTGTCCTAACACTATCACATAATCCATTTGTACCAATAGATCTTATGCAGAAAACAACTTCATTTGCAGTTGTTGTTCTTGTGTGGATGTCATTAATTAAGAGTAGCTTCGCTATGATTGGATTCGATTCAAAACGATTTTTTAAAATGGTATATaataatatcgatataaattGGCATCGATTGTGATTGTACTGTTTTTACTGCTGTGGTCCGTGGAATGACTGTAGAATTTGGGTAACTGTAATGCTATTGACTATGCCAGCCATACTccgtgttccgcggaaccctagggttccgcgacacccctgcaggggttccgcaagaatttagaacactatgctttagtcgcctcgaaaaatctcactatgccgccaccgtattgtagggttccatcaagtatttcactttccaaaagggttccgtcaaaaaaaaaaaagattgagaaccgctggactATGCATTAACCAGCATGAACGTAACCAGCACAACAAATGATGATGATTCGCGGTTGGTATCATATGCCATTTGAAGTACCGCGAAATCGGCTTATTTGCCCCGGAAGTAAAATTTGTCCATCGAAAATCATGAGCCAAATATTGACAGAAtgttaaaacaagcaacaacggttgcactccgggagtgccgatagaagtgaaaactcacctcactatgatgttaccgacgcccgataacacgatacatacgtttcgcgggggtattctatttatttattatatattattattagtgatgtaccgactatggttttgaccgactagccgactaatcggcgctcggatggccgagtagtcggctagtcggccaagttaataatcgttacttcccgataatgattataggtgaaccagaatctattgagggtgcgccatgttacggaaatttgttgttactaatttctagcaatggcaacaattttaataatagacaacatctaccctctatgatagttgtcaatattgacaatgtaaacattgctttgtctagtttcgtgtgaattattattagactgcaataatcatgccgaaagttttagattttacagagaaaaaagttgtaaatagtgtatatagttatttattggaaaaaaaaacgtgcgggagagaaatttcttccattagaaaacataacgaaattagcatctgaattgacgggtaagtttcaaacttatagacaaatgtcactatagtcaggtcgtcacgatttggttgatgtcttaaTGACTGAAGAATATTTAGATCCCGATTTTGAGTATAATGTTGAGAACGAGTCAAATTCCTTGATGACTGAAGAATATTTAGATCCCGATTTCAACTATGCTGATTAGAACATATTTGGtacgttaaataattttatttgtaaaattatctatataaattcttacttatacctaactcttgcgttacttattgactttacgctattcattttatctaaatcgagtcagctatttaagcgtaaaaaccgaagaaatatccaaacatcaaacttcgcacttattaaagttgtcggaataaaacaaaaatcatctgccaatttccattgtccccactatacaaattgttgctatataaaattcaaaacgagcgccctcttcacaatactcccaaagttctggtttacccatacatttgtatggcaactgtagtagctttattcaagttcggatgcattagaaaaacatttttttgctccttgcgtaacgacaagcaaaaaaaatgtcGGCAACGGCAACGGCGCAACggcgctttcaatatcaactgaaagaGGTTCTATGCTACTGCGATGATACACCCACATAGTCATatatagtaatttatttataatattttaaatattacctatacatgaatttaatatgaacacaagctcattttgtaccctaaatacgtatttgGCCAAAATGGGCATataacatttgattaatattggctttttattttatttatgacctgctttctgtaattaaagctgactaatcggccttttttgccgactagtcgccgactaatcgccgactacaaatgtggccggatagtcggctttcccgactagtcggcgactagtcggtacatccctaattattatcattctcaaataagatcacactttttcattgacatgtttatttacatactgccatgacaacgtcaaattatttgaacataggtaaagagaaaaggagtccgcaacataaatgtcaaataacatagagtttttctttattgatttaaatgccatttaaattatgagtggccaccttacggggcttacggtcacgtgatcgccttacggcccttacggtcacgtgatcgccttacgctgtctcgagtttatcatttttttccccacctcaaaaagtgcctagcgtcgctaaagaagttttcacttcaaaaaatggtTCAAGATATAGCTTATTAGTTGACAATTTTAACACAGCATAATTTTGCTCTTTATTCGTCGATGTTTAATAGGTTGGCAGTTGTTATAGTCTGCCTCGTATGCAGATTAGGCATTTACTATAATGTCTAGAACTGATATTGATTTTTGTAACGGAATACAAAACAACAGACGGAGCAACGTCCAAATTGCGttgttatttcatttctaaactGCCTAATGGTAAAACTTACCCATTAGCTTGATAATGTAATGTAGCGCTGTTATGTATAAACGTAGAAACTTTTCAGACTACACCCACACTCCACTTTGGATACGAAAGGctaatgttgttatgaaataaataagggTAGACAAAACGTTGATAATTCACTTcgcatttttgataaaatattatgtgTTGATCTTTTTCTCAATATTCCAAATAAAAAAGGCCAAGCGTGTTTCGGGCAGAATTATTTTTATCAGCTAGGTATTCTAATAACATTGATTGATTatgtttttgaatattttctgTAATATGAGACTAACTTTGTGAAGTCAACACTCAATTACCACAAGGGTTGAGTTCAGAAttaaaaattgtgtttcatgttatattcattataattaggtatttaagaATAATGTACTTTATGGGTTGACTGCTTCCAAACGGTGTACAACACAGAAGTGACCCGTTGTCGTTGCCCACGAGTGtacgtttgaaaaaaaaatgtagcccgagtattaaatatatctcagatgtttaaaaactgatattttcaaaacaacTCCCTTAATATCCCCCTATTGTTTAATTTTCTtctgttaaattaaaaatatattagtaagtttgaaaaatatttcagcatgttttatctatttttggaaaattttaGCACACAATAGCAGTTTATAAGTGGAttacataaacaataaaaatctaattatGGTCACATGAGCCGAGACCAATTTACGAAAATTTGATCCTCTTAATTTTACtgagtaggtactcgtaatcgTGTAAACTTAAACAAAATGTCACAAATCAGTCTCAGATATTAAATAGACTTATAATTTTTCCTCTgcgaagaatatatttttccggacggataattttaaataatcaaaaggaaaaaatgagTAAGCAGAGATTGCCAGAAAAATATTATGATCGTCCCATATTGCGACTAAATCCATACGtttttgtaagtacttacttacggtTTGTCACCAAAACTTGAAACAGCTTTTTACATTACGTTTTGCAGATTAACTGCTAACATTAGCAGGTAAATGTAAAGGGATCTGTCTGGTGTGAATGTTACTTACTAATCATATTGGCTTGATGACGCCAGCAAATGAAATTAGGCTTCGTGCTAAATATAGTTTAATTATACTTAGTAGTAAAATTCAAGAAACTAGTTTTGATAATTATTACGTACATTTTTTTGTTAAGTATTATTGGTAGGTGGTACTGTAATGGACTACGAGTATAATTTATGTAGTTCGTATTTTAATCAGTATACTTAAACTGTGATTATTGTGTTTGTTAAATACGTACTATCACGCTCggcgattgttacgccatttagggtcctagctaaattggttgctcatacttacgctatggaatgtccaatttagctagaaccctaaatggcgtaacaatcacggagcatgACTGTACAAAGTGGCCATTAATCAACTCGTGCCTTTCTATATAGAAAGTTTAACACAAAATAAAGTGTTGCATTACTATCACAAATCCTTACTTCTTATACTTCCATCGCTTAAAGCAAAGATAATAAAAGACTTCTACAATAGACAACAAAGAACCGCCAAAACAGAGACCGAAGCTGTTTCCAATCGCGACGACGAGGTCAAGCGTCGTGCGGGCAACCTGCCGGGTGATCCGTTCATAGGGCCGGTTACTCAAAGAAAATTTTGAGCTCCTCGCTTTCACGTTTTCTTCAGGCTCCAAAAAATCTTTAGCTACCACGTTGAAATCCGGTTCTTCACAAGACGGTAAACAATCACAAATTAAGCCCGTTTCATTCATCCCAGGCACTTTTAGTTTTCTCAATATCCTAAAGTTGTTTGATAGGCATTTCAATCCTTCCAAATCACAATACCGTTCCTCGTACATTTCAGGGGAAAAGTGATGAGTACAGTTGCAGAGTTCTAAATGTGCATCGATACGGCATTGGCTAATACAGCCAGAATAACTGTAGTATTTGTAAGCTATATAATTTTCTGGAACTTCATTTGGGAATCGACATTGACGAATTTCTGGAGATAGCAAAGACACTTCTGGTTCATTCACGACATTCGTTATAGAGTATATCACGTTAGCTTCTGCACCATATAGAACTGTCAACCTCCGATCGTATTCCATATTCCAGAATGGTATGTCTTCTGGTGCGTGCAGGAATGCTTCATAATCTTGTGACGCTACAATTTCTATTGTAGCCTGCCTATCTTTATTTGATGTTTGGTAAATAGGTGATTTTTCAGGACCATGTATATTATTCATTGAATAACAGGTGCCATACTCCGTTATTATTGGCTGAAAACTACCGCAACATTCGAAAGGGTTTCCATTCCATTTGCAGCTTAATAAAAAATCTTTGCATTCTGAACGAACAGCCAGACTTAGTTGACCAAAATCTGTGGGACAAAGAGGTTCGTTGTCGCAGAGAGCGAAGCAGCTGTGACATAAACCGTTGAAAAATCCAATTTCGCCGATGAATCGGTCAAGCTTACCTTTATCTCCAGGATTGATTTCCTGGCTAAGCATATATATTTTGTCAACGTTGGGTATTTCACAAAGGGTTATCGATGCAAACGTTGTGTTCCAATCTAGATAATCCGTTCTCGTGGTAAATCGAATAGTATTCTCTTGGTAGTGGTTGTAGTATCTGCGAATCGTGGCTACCGCAGCGATCCATACTTGGACGTAAATGATAAAGTAAATTAACCTGTATATAAAATGTACATCTTTCCGCATGAAATAACTTGGGCCGTGAACAGTCAGATGTTCGCAAGTATGTTGGAATCGTCGGTAAAATACCACGACGTGGCCCTTTATTTTAGACAACATTTCAGTCGCTTTACGATCGTGCCGTTCCTGTGAGCGGCGGAGTGAGAATGAATCAAAGGGATCCACGTCGTTTGGTTAAATAAGGTACGCATAAAGCACATCTAAAAGGTTTCCATTTAGATAATGTATTGTAAGCGGTATCATTGTCCGAAAAACATAATATACCTTCAATAAATGCTATAAAACAACGACAATACAAAGATTAAAAGCCTTTGATAAAAGCACAAAAGGTTCTTAAAACTATAGATAATTTATAAATGGTATTAAATATATCATCATTAGGTACAGTGATAATGATAGGTATGTTTTTTATTACACTTGCTTACACTTACGGCGTATgcggtgttattttatacagccTGCGTATCAGAGAGTAGATAATAGCCGATTGCTCATGATTTATCATTGTGACGTTAaaaattcctttatttttacctatttaaaaattaacccaattaagtacttacttacttactctcgtgcatgagaggaggcctgtgcccagcagtgggacgtatataggctcaaattacttattataagtacttacctgttttattattttttgtgacAATATTTTCAAATCCAACATAactatcataatataatattgcctGGCGATCTGTCTCCCTGTTTGAACATAATCCGACACATTGCTCTCAGCCATCCTGCGGTTGACGGTTTAACACCCAGTACCGTGCTCTGCGAAATACAGAGTATTTGTCTTTACACTTTGACTAAATCCACTTAAGCCAAACTTCATGTGTGTGCGGAAGTTAACGAGGTAAATGTTAagtatatattaattatatatatgaTATAAAAAGTTTGTCCATTACGTAGGTACCACGTTTTGTAATTCTATATTGTGTAGATTTATTAATGATAGAACTATATCGCTCGAACTTATAATCATGACCATTAGTCATTCTTATTTCAATTGTTTAAAAGCCCAGTTCTTGTTGTTCTCCACCAACAGTTCCTCCGAACTGTCATCCCTCTTGTCCGCAATTGTTTTGAGTCCTGACAGTAGGATACTAGTACACTACATTAATCTTATCTTTGCCCTGATCCATAAAACCACGTCTCGGTCTTCTACGGCCTCTTATTTCTTTAATGGTTCGTTCTACTATAGTCTTTATATAATCAACGTATCGTATCAGGTGCCTCAACAGATTGTCTGGCCTCTTATATTATCAATCGTCTTTAAAGGATTCTATCCTCTGCTGCTAAATCATAAACTTCTTCATTTGAGTAAAGGTACAATATAATGTATATTACAAACGGCGGCAATAAAATGTTCTTCACAATAAAAATGACATCTTGCCTTTGTTATGGAGGTATATCATAACAAAATAATCCGAAATCCATTTTGTATACAGACTGCAGCGAGCTATTTCTGAGCATTTCAcgtttaagtgtaaggcctgagtggacgctcgagttgggcgtgcagcggggcggggcgtgcggcgtgcatgttaaacaaatgcaagcgtataggagcggccttagtgtacgctgctcaaattacttgtgagcccgacgccacgctgcacgccccgccgaacgctccgctccgagcattcactcaggccttacactaagcagTGAAATCTGTTATTTAATTAGCCTGCTTAGTCTCCAGGCGTAATTAGAGGCTCAAACCGCGTTCTTAGTGTCATCGCGACCTACTTACCAAATCCGTACACATTTCTAACAATCGACTAATTAGGTTACAGAAAATTATGCGATCTGAATATTAATGCTAACAAAGTTATAGAACACGTACTATATAATACCTTAGGGAAAGGTAgaatcttggtctaactctacgtaCGTGTCGTACGTTGAACAAAATCTCTGCTCG encodes:
- the LOC134650222 gene encoding sodium channel protein Nach-like encodes the protein MLSKIKGHVVVFYRRFQHTCEHLTVHGPSYFMRKDVHFIYRLIYFIIYVQVWIAAVATIRRYYNHYQENTIRFTTRTDYLDWNTTFASITLCEIPNVDKIYMLSQEINPGDKGKLDRFIGEIGFFNGLCHSCFALCDNEPLCPTDFGQLSLAVRSECKDFLLSCKWNGNPFECCGSFQPIITEYGTCYSMNNIHGPEKSPIYQTSNKDRQATIEIVASQDYEAFLHAPEDIPFWNMEYDRRLTVLYGAEANVIYSITNVVNEPEVSLLSPEIRQCRFPNEVPENYIAYKYYSYSGCISQCRIDAHLELCNCTHHFSPEMYEERYCDLEGLKCLSNNFRILRKLKVPGMNETGLICDCLPSCEEPDFNVVAKDFLEPEENVKARSSKFSLSNRPYERITRQVARTTLDLVVAIGNSFGLCFGGSLLSIVEVFYYLCFKRWKYKK